A section of the Chryseobacterium scophthalmum genome encodes:
- a CDS encoding 5-formyltetrahydrofolate cyclo-ligase, whose translation MKKSELRKIYLEKRNNLSKDEISLFSKRIFQNFINYFKPVSDRKIHIFIPIEKFKEINTQIFIDYFLSRNIKVFVPKIVDTKLISVEIFSDTQFETNNWGISEPVSNEDSEVLDFNFVITPLLYCDFKGNRVGYGKGFYDQFFENISKNSKKIGVNYFNPDDMIDDVWENDIPLDYLVTPTEVLSFSSKSE comes from the coding sequence ATGAAAAAATCAGAACTCAGAAAAATATATCTTGAAAAAAGAAATAATCTGTCAAAAGATGAAATTTCTCTTTTTTCTAAAAGAATTTTTCAAAATTTCATCAATTATTTTAAACCGGTTTCTGATCGAAAAATCCATATTTTCATTCCGATTGAAAAGTTTAAAGAAATTAATACTCAGATTTTTATTGATTATTTTTTAAGCCGAAATATCAAAGTTTTTGTTCCTAAAATCGTTGATACAAAATTGATTTCTGTTGAAATTTTCTCTGATACCCAATTTGAAACCAATAATTGGGGAATTTCTGAACCTGTTTCAAACGAAGATTCAGAAGTTTTAGATTTCAATTTTGTGATTACTCCTTTGCTTTATTGTGATTTTAAAGGAAACAGGGTAGGGTATGGAAAGGGATTTTATGATCAATTCTTTGAAAATATTTCAAAAAATTCAAAAAAAATCGGAGTTAATTATTTTAACCCCGATGATATGATTGATGATGTCTGGGAAAATGATATTCCCCTAGATTATCTGGTTACGCCTACTGAAGTGCTGTCTTTTTCCAGCAAGTCTGAATAG
- a CDS encoding rhodanese-related sulfurtransferase — MQLYNTLSAEERAQLIDEAGKQRLTLSFYAYAKIENPKKFRDDLFIAWNALDALGRIYVAHEGINAQMSIPADHLEDFRNTLEVYDFMQGIRLNVAVEQDNHSFLKLTIKVRHKIVADGLNDDTFDVTNKGVHLKAQEFNNLLEDPNTIVVDFRNHYESEVGHFEGAITPDVENFRESLPIINEQLQDFKEDKNLLMYCTGGIRCEKASAYFKHQGFKNVFQLEGGIIEYTRQIKEENIESKFIGKNFVFDHRLGERITDDIISQCHQCGKPCDNHTNCANDACHLLFIQCDDCKATMENCCSTECLEITHLPVEEQVALRKGLQVGNKVFRKGKSDALTFKKSGDLPNKPLAKVDSKNIRQKIAIKKTLIGKAEHYYTKSKIAQFLIENNEVSVGDKVLISGPTTGEQEITITEIFVDGSSCETANAGDQITFELPFRVRLSDKIYKILG; from the coding sequence ATGCAACTGTATAACACCTTAAGCGCAGAAGAAAGAGCTCAACTTATTGATGAAGCTGGTAAGCAACGCCTTACTTTGTCTTTCTATGCGTATGCCAAAATTGAAAATCCCAAAAAATTTCGCGACGACTTATTTATAGCCTGGAACGCACTTGATGCATTAGGTCGTATCTATGTTGCCCATGAAGGAATTAATGCTCAAATGAGTATTCCTGCAGATCATTTGGAAGATTTTCGAAATACGCTGGAAGTCTATGATTTCATGCAAGGAATTCGTCTCAATGTTGCAGTAGAACAAGACAATCATTCTTTCTTGAAATTAACGATTAAGGTAAGACATAAAATTGTTGCCGATGGTTTGAATGATGATACTTTTGATGTAACCAATAAAGGAGTTCACTTAAAAGCACAGGAGTTTAATAACTTATTGGAAGATCCCAACACAATTGTAGTAGATTTTAGAAACCATTACGAAAGTGAAGTAGGACATTTTGAAGGTGCGATAACTCCGGATGTGGAAAACTTCAGAGAAAGTTTGCCAATTATCAACGAACAGCTTCAGGATTTTAAAGAAGATAAAAATCTTTTGATGTACTGTACAGGTGGAATTCGTTGTGAAAAAGCAAGTGCTTATTTCAAACATCAAGGTTTTAAAAATGTTTTCCAATTAGAAGGCGGAATTATTGAATATACCCGTCAAATCAAAGAAGAAAATATTGAGAGTAAATTTATTGGTAAAAATTTTGTGTTTGATCACCGATTAGGAGAAAGAATTACCGACGATATTATTTCTCAGTGTCACCAATGCGGAAAACCGTGTGATAATCACACCAATTGTGCTAATGATGCTTGTCATTTGTTGTTTATTCAGTGTGATGATTGTAAAGCGACGATGGAAAACTGTTGTTCTACAGAATGTTTAGAAATAACACATTTACCGGTTGAAGAGCAAGTTGCTTTAAGAAAAGGATTACAGGTTGGAAATAAAGTGTTCAGAAAAGGGAAATCTGATGCTTTGACCTTTAAAAAGTCAGGAGATTTACCAAATAAACCTTTAGCAAAAGTTGATTCGAAAAATATTAGACAGAAAATTGCAATCAAAAAAACATTGATTGGAAAAGCAGAACATTACTACACAAAATCAAAAATTGCACAGTTTTTAATTGAAAATAATGAAGTTTCAGTTGGAGATAAAGTTTTAATCTCTGGTCCTACTACAGGAGAACAGGAAATTACAATTACTGAAATATTTGTTGATGGAAGTTCTTGCGAAACAGCAAATGCAGGTGACCAAATTACTTTTGAACTTCCGTTCAGAGTTCGTTTGTCAGATAAAATATATAAAATTTTAGGATAA
- a CDS encoding trypsin-like peptidase domain-containing protein, translating into MKSTFKKLLPFAVVGVLSGATTVGVQQYLSHDSNNGDQSYFTKSTNASFVGMNTATVGDDFVKASKMTVPAVVTIKNYQNRASSRASEQDLFDFFFGDPFGGKGQQRQRQQQQAPENMPSGLGSGVIISPDGYIISNNHVVAGANKLEVVLSNKKSYIATLVGTDPNTDISLLKIEEKGLPFLNFANSDNVEVGQWVLAVGNPLGLNSTVTAGIISAKGRGIGILGGQGKATNPIESFIQTDAAINPGNSGGALVNVNGDLIGINSAISSTNGYYQGYGFAVPANLARKIIEDIKKFGIVQRGFLGVNSLDLSNDQQVAFYNQEKKTNIKPGSGVYITGLPDNSGAQDAGMKVGDIITKIDGANITDFADLSIAIGSKRPGDKVQVTYTRNGKETTSTVTLKDQKGGTSARTKADLSVTEKIGADFQSLDDRTKAYYGLSNGVVAKNVVEGSEIAKAGIVDGYIITEINGKPVNSQKDVENLLNKFTGTGQIKYMDDYGRGYQRGFKMP; encoded by the coding sequence ATGAAGAGTACTTTTAAAAAACTTTTACCATTTGCCGTTGTAGGGGTTCTCTCAGGAGCTACTACCGTTGGCGTGCAACAATATCTAAGTCACGATTCTAACAACGGTGACCAATCTTATTTTACAAAATCTACCAATGCTTCGTTTGTGGGAATGAATACCGCAACTGTAGGTGACGATTTTGTAAAAGCATCTAAAATGACAGTTCCGGCTGTTGTAACTATTAAAAATTATCAGAACAGAGCATCAAGCAGAGCGTCTGAGCAGGATTTGTTTGATTTCTTTTTTGGCGATCCTTTTGGAGGAAAAGGACAACAAAGACAGAGACAGCAGCAGCAAGCGCCAGAAAATATGCCTTCAGGTTTAGGATCTGGAGTAATCATTTCTCCGGATGGATATATTATTTCAAACAACCACGTTGTAGCAGGAGCCAATAAGCTTGAAGTTGTTTTAAGCAATAAAAAATCCTATATCGCAACTTTGGTAGGAACTGATCCCAATACTGACATTTCATTACTGAAAATCGAAGAAAAAGGATTACCATTCTTAAACTTTGCCAATTCTGACAACGTTGAAGTTGGGCAATGGGTTTTAGCTGTAGGTAACCCTCTTGGATTAAACTCTACGGTTACAGCGGGAATTATTTCTGCAAAAGGAAGAGGAATAGGAATTTTGGGCGGGCAAGGAAAAGCAACTAACCCAATTGAAAGCTTTATACAAACTGATGCTGCTATTAACCCTGGAAACTCTGGAGGAGCATTGGTAAATGTAAATGGAGATTTGATTGGAATTAACTCAGCGATTTCATCTACAAACGGATATTATCAAGGCTACGGCTTTGCTGTTCCTGCGAATTTAGCAAGAAAAATAATCGAGGACATTAAGAAATTCGGCATTGTACAGAGAGGTTTCTTAGGTGTAAACTCTTTAGATTTATCTAATGACCAACAAGTTGCTTTTTATAACCAAGAAAAGAAAACCAATATAAAACCAGGTTCTGGAGTTTATATTACAGGGCTTCCTGACAATAGCGGTGCACAAGATGCCGGAATGAAAGTTGGAGACATCATTACCAAAATTGACGGAGCCAACATTACAGATTTTGCAGATCTTTCTATTGCCATCGGAAGCAAAAGACCAGGTGATAAAGTACAGGTAACTTACACAAGAAACGGAAAAGAGACGACCTCTACAGTTACATTAAAAGATCAAAAAGGCGGAACTTCTGCAAGAACAAAAGCTGATCTAAGCGTCACTGAAAAAATTGGTGCAGATTTTCAAAGTCTGGATGACAGAACGAAAGCTTACTATGGATTAAGCAACGGAGTTGTTGCTAAAAATGTAGTGGAAGGAAGCGAAATCGCTAAGGCGGGTATAGTTGACGGTTATATCATTACTGAAATTAACGGGAAGCCTGTAAATTCTCAGAAAGATGTAGAAAACTTATTAAATAAATTCACCGGAACAGGCCAGATAAAATATATGGATGATTACGGAAGAGGCTATCAAAGAGGATTTAAAATGCCTTAG
- a CDS encoding RidA family protein, which yields MKTIINTVNAPAAIGPYSQANLANGVLYISGQIPVDPATGKLVEGIEKETHQVMKNLEAILTEAGMTFKNVVKATIFLKSMDDFAVMNDIYASYLDAESFPARETVQVSCLPKNVDIEISMIAHQD from the coding sequence ATGAAAACAATCATCAACACAGTTAATGCTCCTGCAGCTATTGGTCCTTATTCTCAGGCAAATCTTGCCAACGGAGTTTTGTATATCTCTGGTCAGATTCCTGTAGATCCTGCAACGGGTAAACTGGTAGAAGGAATTGAAAAGGAAACACATCAGGTAATGAAAAACCTTGAAGCAATCCTTACAGAAGCAGGAATGACGTTTAAAAATGTGGTTAAAGCAACAATCTTCCTTAAAAGTATGGATGATTTTGCGGTGATGAATGATATTTATGCATCTTATCTTGATGCTGAAAGCTTTCCGGCTCGTGAAACTGTACAGGTTTCTTGTTTGCCGAAGAATGTTGATATCGAAATTTCTATGATTGCACATCAGGATTAA